A genomic window from Arvicola amphibius chromosome 5, mArvAmp1.2, whole genome shotgun sequence includes:
- the Slc35c2 gene encoding solute carrier family 35 member C2 — MGRWALDVAFVWKAVLTLGLVLLYYCFSIGITFYNKWLTKSFHFPLFMTMLHLAVIFLFSALSRALVQCSSHRARVVLSWTDYLRRVAPTALATALDVGLSNWSFLYITVSLYTMTKSSAVLFILIFSLIFKLEELRAALVLVVLLIAGGLFMFTYKSTQFNVEGFALVLGASFIGGIRWTLTQILLQKAELGLQNPIDTMFHLQPLMFLGLFPLFAIFEGLHLSTSEKIFRFQDTGLLLWVLGSLLLGGILAFGLGFSEFLLVSRTSSLTLSIAGIFKEVCTLLLAAHLLGDQISLLNWLGFALCLSGISLHVALKALHSRGDDGPKLPKGPDPSADLELLLWSSQQEEDDEEYFVTQGQQ, encoded by the exons ATGGGGAGGTGGGCCCTTGATGTCGCCTTTGTGTGGAAGGCGGTGCTGACGCTGGGCCTGGTCCTCCTCTACTACTGCTTCTCCATAGGCATCACCTTCTACAACAAATGGCTGACCAAG AGCTTCCACTTTCCCCTCTTCATGACCATGCTGCATCTGGCCGTGATCTTCCTCTTCTCAGCCCTGTCCAGGGCGCTGGTTCAGTGCTCCAGCCACAGGGCCCGAGTGGTGCTCAGCTGGACTGACTACCTCAGAAGAGTGGCCCCCACAG CACTGGCAACAGCACTCGACGTGGGCCTGTCTAACTGGAGCTTTCTCTACATCACCGTATCCCT GTACACAATGACCAAATCGTCCGCCGTGCTCTTCATCCTGAtcttctctctgatcttcaagctgGAGGAGCTG CGTGCAGCCCTGGTCCTGGTGGTCCTTCTCATCGCTGGGGGCCTCTTCATGTTTACCTATAAGTCCACACAGTTCAACGTGGAGGGCTTTGCCTTGGTGCTGGGGGCTTCATTCATCGGCGGCATCCGCTGGACCCTTACACAGATACTTCTGCAGAAAGCTGAACTGG GCCTTCAGAATCCCATTGACACCATGTTCCACCTGCAGCCACTCATGTTCCTGggactcttccctctctttgccaTATTTGAAG GTCTCCATTTGTCCACCTCAGAGAAGATCTTCCGCTTCCAGGACACGGGGCTGctcctgtgggttcttgggagcCTCCTCCTTGGCGGGATTCTGGCCTTCGGTTTGGGCTTCTCCGAGTTCCTCCTGGTCTCCAGAACGTCCAGCCTCACTCTCTCCATCGCTGGCATTTTTAAG GAAGTCTGCACCCTGCTGCTGGCGGCTCACCTGCTGGGTGATCAGATCAGCCTCCTAAACTGGCTGGGCTTCGCACTCTGCCTCTCCGGCATCTCCCTGCATGTGGCCCTCAAGGCCCTGCATTCTAGAG GTGATGACGGCCCTAAGCTCCCGAAGGGCCCGGACCCCAGCGCTGACCTGGAGCTGCTGCTTTGGAGCAGCCAGCAGGAAGAAGATGACGAGGAGTATTTTGTGACCCAGGGGCAGCAGTGA